In a genomic window of Methylobacter sp. YRD-M1:
- the clpA gene encoding ATP-dependent Clp protease ATP-binding subunit ClpA, which translates to MLSKELEITLNHAFKTAHEKRHEFITVEHLLLVLLDNASAEPILRACGCDIKLLRAQLTQFIDETMSLIPEGVQRETQPTLGFQRVLQRAVFHVQASDKKEVSGANLFVALFSEQDSHAVYLLNKQDISRLDVVNYLAHGISKVDQEKESSDERASEVGSSDPDASGSPLDKYAVNLNEEALRGRIDPLIGRELEVERTIQILCRRRKNNPLLVGEAGVGKTAIAEGLAKRIVEESVPEVLLNSTIYALDLGALVAGTKYRGDFEKRLKALVNQLKKEPDSILFIDEIHTIIGAGSASGGVMDASNLIKPVLASGQLRCIGSTTYQEYRGIFEKDHALARRFQKVDIAEPSVEDTVLILKGLKSRFEEHHEVKYSAEALRLAAELSDRYITDRHLPDKAIDVIDEAGARQRMMAEADRKEVIDTAEIEEIVSKIARVPAKSVSSSDIDKLANLEKNLKMLVFGQDEAISALASAIKLSRAGLRESQKTIGAFLFAGPTGVGKTEVTRQLAKVLGVELIRFDMSEYMERHTVSRLIGAPPGYVGFDQGGLLTEQVTKHPHAVLLLDELEKAHPDVFNLLLQVMDHGSLTDNNGRKADFRNIILVMTTNAGAEEGSRASIGFTQQDHASDSLKVIEKGFSPEFRNRLDAIIQFKPLDISVVGHVVDKFIFELEALLAEKHVTLTLEPDARLWLAENGCDPKMGARPMARLIQEKIKKPLANDLLFGKLAHGGDVRIYVENNELAFAIESSELSVPENS; encoded by the coding sequence ATGTTAAGTAAAGAACTTGAAATTACATTGAATCATGCTTTTAAAACTGCGCATGAAAAGCGACATGAATTTATCACGGTTGAGCATTTGCTGCTGGTGCTGCTCGATAATGCTTCCGCAGAACCGATTCTGAGAGCATGTGGATGTGATATCAAGTTGCTGCGCGCGCAGTTGACCCAATTTATTGATGAGACCATGTCGCTGATTCCGGAAGGCGTGCAACGAGAAACTCAGCCTACTTTGGGGTTTCAGCGAGTCCTGCAGCGCGCCGTTTTTCATGTACAGGCTTCAGACAAGAAAGAAGTTTCGGGAGCCAATTTGTTTGTAGCCCTGTTCAGCGAGCAGGATTCTCATGCGGTTTACCTGTTAAACAAGCAGGACATATCCCGTCTGGATGTGGTCAATTATCTGGCTCACGGCATTTCAAAAGTAGATCAGGAGAAAGAATCTTCTGATGAGCGGGCATCGGAGGTCGGAAGCTCTGATCCTGATGCCTCAGGCAGTCCGCTGGATAAATATGCCGTCAATCTCAATGAAGAGGCCTTGAGAGGCCGGATAGATCCGTTGATTGGACGAGAACTTGAGGTTGAAAGAACTATTCAGATACTCTGCCGCCGCCGTAAAAATAATCCTTTATTGGTAGGTGAGGCGGGTGTCGGTAAAACGGCCATCGCAGAAGGTCTTGCGAAAAGAATCGTCGAGGAGAGTGTCCCTGAGGTTCTGCTGAACAGTACCATTTACGCGCTGGATTTGGGGGCTCTTGTTGCCGGCACCAAATACAGGGGCGATTTTGAAAAACGCCTCAAGGCTTTGGTCAACCAGCTAAAGAAAGAGCCTGATTCAATTTTGTTCATTGATGAGATTCATACCATTATTGGGGCAGGATCTGCTTCGGGCGGTGTCATGGATGCTTCCAATCTGATCAAGCCAGTGCTGGCTTCCGGCCAGTTGCGCTGCATCGGATCTACCACTTATCAAGAATATCGGGGCATTTTTGAAAAAGATCATGCGCTGGCGCGCAGGTTTCAGAAAGTCGATATCGCCGAGCCTTCCGTTGAGGATACTGTTCTTATTCTGAAAGGACTTAAATCCCGCTTTGAGGAGCATCACGAGGTGAAATATTCCGCTGAGGCCTTGCGTCTGGCGGCGGAATTATCGGATCGCTATATCACTGACCGGCATTTGCCCGATAAAGCCATCGATGTTATTGATGAAGCGGGTGCAAGACAGCGCATGATGGCCGAGGCTGATCGCAAAGAGGTTATTGATACGGCTGAAATTGAAGAGATTGTTTCAAAAATAGCCAGAGTTCCTGCGAAATCCGTTTCTTCCAGCGATATAGATAAGCTGGCAAATCTGGAGAAAAATCTGAAAATGCTGGTTTTCGGGCAGGATGAGGCAATTTCGGCATTGGCTTCGGCGATAAAATTATCACGCGCAGGTTTGCGTGAATCGCAAAAAACCATTGGCGCATTTCTGTTCGCAGGACCGACCGGCGTGGGTAAAACCGAAGTGACGCGGCAACTGGCCAAAGTGTTGGGCGTCGAGCTGATCCGTTTCGATATGTCCGAATACATGGAACGTCATACGGTTTCCAGACTGATCGGTGCACCTCCCGGTTATGTGGGCTTCGATCAGGGCGGTTTGCTGACCGAGCAGGTGACTAAGCATCCACATGCCGTACTGTTGCTTGATGAGCTGGAAAAAGCCCATCCGGACGTGTTCAATCTGCTGCTGCAAGTCATGGATCACGGTTCATTAACCGACAATAACGGACGTAAAGCCGATTTCCGCAATATCATTCTGGTCATGACCACGAATGCCGGAGCGGAAGAGGGCAGTCGCGCCTCCATTGGCTTCACCCAGCAGGATCATGCCAGCGACAGCTTGAAAGTGATCGAAAAAGGCTTCTCGCCTGAGTTCCGCAACCGTCTGGACGCCATTATCCAGTTTAAGCCGCTGGATATCTCGGTTGTCGGGCATGTGGTCGACAAGTTCATCTTTGAACTCGAAGCTTTGCTTGCAGAGAAGCATGTAACGCTGACGCTGGAACCCGATGCCCGGTTGTGGCTGGCTGAAAACGGCTGCGATCCCAAAATGGGGGCGAGACCTATGGCGCGCTTGATTCAGGAAAAAATCAAGAAACCTCTTGCTAATGATTTGTTATTCGGCAAGTTGGCGCACGGAGGTGATGTGCGGATTTATGTGGAAAACAATGAGCTTGCCTTTGCTATAGAAAGCAGTGAGCTAAGCGTGCCGGAAAACAGCTGA
- the clpS gene encoding ATP-dependent Clp protease adapter ClpS, whose amino-acid sequence MSDFDPSKDNDDGLVVQEAKPKLKRPPLYKVILLNDDFTPMDFVIEILMDFFAMSEEKATQVMLQVHTQGVGVCGTYSKDVAETKVYIVNEYSREHHHPLLCSMEEA is encoded by the coding sequence ATGTCCGATTTTGATCCATCTAAAGATAACGATGACGGTTTGGTTGTTCAGGAAGCCAAGCCTAAATTAAAACGACCACCTTTATACAAAGTTATCCTGTTGAATGACGATTTTACACCGATGGACTTTGTAATTGAGATCCTGATGGATTTTTTTGCTATGTCTGAAGAAAAAGCGACGCAGGTGATGTTGCAAGTGCATACGCAAGGTGTGGGTGTATGTGGTACGTATTCTAAAGATGTTGCTGAAACCAAGGTTTATATAGTCAACGAATATTCACGTGAACATCATCATCCATTATTGTGTTCAATGGAAGAAGCATAG
- the mnmA gene encoding tRNA 2-thiouridine(34) synthase MnmA, whose protein sequence is MRKNIIVGMSGGVDSSVTALQLLEQGHQVTGLFMKNWEEDDGTEYCTAMEDLADAQQVCDKLGVELKTINFAAEYWDEVFEVFLSEFQAGRTPNPDILCNKHVKFKAFLNYAIEDLGAEYIATGHYARVSEKNGEYFLLKGLDPGKEQSYFLYTLGQKQLARTLFPIGHLHKTEIRAMAKKAGFANHKKKDSTGICFIGERKFKEFLQRYLPTQPGEMRTPEGQYIGRHQGLMYYTLGQRQGLGIGGVKDAPDEPWYVLEKDLENNVLIVGQGHDHPLMLHNVLEASQLDWCSNKPLTQPIRCSAKTRYRQPDQLCRLEPIGNDRCKAVFDQPQRAITPGQSVVFYDGEICLGGGIIESKANE, encoded by the coding sequence ATGCGTAAAAACATAATCGTCGGCATGTCCGGCGGTGTCGATTCATCCGTAACAGCGTTACAACTTCTGGAACAAGGACATCAGGTAACCGGTTTATTCATGAAGAACTGGGAAGAAGATGACGGCACCGAGTACTGCACAGCCATGGAAGACCTCGCTGACGCACAACAAGTCTGCGACAAGCTGGGCGTTGAATTAAAAACCATCAATTTTGCCGCTGAATACTGGGATGAGGTATTTGAAGTCTTTTTGTCCGAATTCCAGGCAGGCCGCACACCCAACCCGGATATTCTCTGCAATAAACACGTCAAATTTAAAGCCTTTCTGAACTATGCAATCGAGGATCTGGGCGCGGAATACATTGCCACAGGACACTATGCCCGCGTCAGCGAAAAAAACGGCGAATACTTTCTTTTGAAAGGGCTAGACCCCGGCAAAGAGCAAAGTTATTTTCTTTATACGCTGGGACAAAAACAGCTGGCGCGCACCTTATTTCCAATCGGCCATCTGCACAAAACCGAAATCCGGGCCATGGCCAAAAAGGCCGGTTTCGCCAACCATAAGAAAAAAGACAGCACCGGCATTTGCTTCATTGGCGAACGCAAATTCAAGGAGTTTCTGCAACGGTATTTGCCGACCCAGCCCGGCGAAATGCGCACGCCGGAAGGCCAATATATCGGCCGGCATCAAGGTTTGATGTATTACACCCTCGGGCAACGCCAAGGCCTTGGCATAGGCGGCGTTAAAGATGCGCCGGATGAGCCGTGGTATGTGCTCGAAAAAGACCTTGAAAACAATGTTCTTATCGTTGGCCAGGGTCACGATCATCCATTAATGCTGCACAATGTCCTGGAAGCCAGTCAATTGGACTGGTGCAGCAACAAGCCATTGACCCAGCCGATACGCTGCAGCGCCAAAACACGCTACCGGCAGCCGGACCAGCTTTGCCGCCTGGAGCCTATCGGCAACGACCGCTGCAAAGCGGTTTTCGATCAGCCGCAAAGAGCCATTACACCAGGCCAATCCGTCGTCTTTTATGACGGGGAAATCTGCCTCGGCGGCGGCATTATTGAATCCAAAGCCAATGAATAA
- the purB gene encoding adenylosuccinate lyase: MTNFALTAISPIDGRYADKVRELRPIFSEYGLIRFRVQVEVRWLQALAAHPQIAEVSPLSDSANQLLNSIVDNFSEADAQRVKDIEKTTNHDVKAVEYLLKEKIAGHAELEKVSEFIHFACTSEDINNLSYALMLKEGRTVIAMQITDCINAIKAIAAETAGQPMLSRTHGQSASPTTAGKEFANVAARMLRQQEQLENVALLGKINGAVGNYNAHAVAYPDVDWAEFSKNFVESLGLQWNPYTIQIEPHDYIAEFFHALSRFNTILLDFDRDVWGYISLGYFRQKTIAGEIGSSTMPHKVNPIDFENSEGNLGIANALFSFLAEKLPVSRWQRDLTDSTVLRNIGVGIAHTSIAIQASLKGISKLQINAEAIEADLNANWEVLAEPIQTVMRRYGIEKPYEKLKELTRGQRITPEQLRTFIENLDIPAEAKAALLELTPRNYTGYAEKLARNI; this comes from the coding sequence ATGACTAATTTTGCTCTTACCGCTATTTCTCCCATTGACGGCCGCTATGCCGATAAAGTGAGAGAATTAAGGCCTATTTTCAGTGAATACGGCCTGATTCGTTTTCGCGTACAAGTTGAAGTGCGCTGGCTGCAAGCACTGGCTGCTCATCCGCAGATTGCCGAAGTCAGCCCACTGAGCGATTCCGCCAACCAGTTATTGAACAGCATCGTCGATAACTTTTCGGAAGCCGATGCGCAGCGCGTTAAAGACATCGAGAAAACCACCAACCATGACGTCAAAGCGGTTGAGTACTTATTGAAAGAAAAAATAGCCGGCCACGCCGAGCTGGAAAAAGTCAGTGAATTCATTCATTTTGCCTGCACCTCGGAAGACATCAACAACCTGTCTTACGCACTCATGCTGAAAGAAGGCCGCACAGTCATTGCCATGCAAATCACCGACTGCATTAATGCGATCAAGGCTATCGCTGCGGAAACGGCCGGCCAGCCCATGCTGTCGCGCACTCACGGCCAATCGGCCAGCCCGACCACGGCCGGCAAGGAATTCGCCAACGTGGCCGCGCGCATGCTACGCCAGCAAGAACAACTGGAAAATGTCGCCTTATTAGGCAAAATCAACGGCGCCGTCGGCAATTACAACGCCCATGCCGTGGCTTATCCCGATGTGGACTGGGCCGAGTTTTCCAAAAACTTCGTGGAATCCTTGGGATTGCAGTGGAATCCTTATACTATCCAGATCGAGCCGCACGACTATATTGCCGAGTTTTTCCATGCGCTGTCTCGCTTCAATACGATTCTGCTCGACTTCGACCGTGATGTCTGGGGTTATATTTCACTGGGCTATTTCCGCCAAAAAACGATTGCCGGCGAAATCGGCTCATCGACAATGCCTCACAAAGTCAACCCGATCGATTTTGAGAATTCGGAAGGCAATTTGGGCATTGCCAATGCCCTGTTTTCATTTTTGGCCGAAAAATTGCCGGTTTCCCGCTGGCAGCGCGATTTGACCGACTCAACCGTGCTCAGAAATATCGGCGTCGGCATCGCTCATACCAGCATCGCCATACAGGCCAGTTTGAAAGGCATCTCCAAGTTACAGATCAATGCCGAAGCCATCGAAGCCGATCTGAATGCCAACTGGGAGGTACTGGCCGAACCGATTCAAACCGTCATGCGTCGTTACGGCATCGAGAAACCCTATGAAAAATTAAAAGAACTGACCCGCGGCCAGCGCATTACGCCAGAGCAGCTTCGGACCTTCATTGAAAACCTGGACATACCGGCTGAAGCCAAGGCAGCCTTGTTGGAATTAACGCCCCGCAATTACACCGGCTATGCGGAAAAACTGGCCAGAAACATTTGA
- a CDS encoding NUDIX hydrolase, whose translation MVWKPHVTVAAVIEQNNRFLIVEEETSNGIQFNQPAGHLEKGEDLIAAVKREVHEETAWLFEPEHIVAIQLWRKNPEFPSFIRICFSGLCHSHNPNQKLDDGIIGTHWLTRDEIAAREHRLRSPLVLISVDEYLSGQRHSLSLIKSFLDLDHA comes from the coding sequence ATGGTTTGGAAACCACACGTCACAGTTGCTGCCGTGATTGAACAGAATAATCGTTTTTTAATTGTTGAAGAAGAAACCTCCAATGGCATTCAATTCAATCAGCCTGCGGGCCATCTTGAAAAAGGAGAGGATTTGATCGCAGCCGTCAAACGTGAAGTTCATGAAGAAACTGCCTGGCTTTTTGAACCTGAACATATCGTAGCGATTCAACTTTGGCGAAAGAACCCGGAATTTCCGAGCTTCATCAGAATCTGCTTTTCGGGACTATGTCATTCACACAACCCGAACCAGAAACTGGATGACGGCATTATTGGCACCCATTGGCTGACTCGCGACGAAATAGCCGCCAGAGAGCATCGTTTGCGCAGCCCTTTAGTGCTTATCAGCGTAGATGAATACCTGAGCGGACAGCGTCACTCCTTATCATTAATAAAATCATTTCTCGATCTTGATCATGCGTAA
- the infA gene encoding translation initiation factor IF-1 has translation MAKEDQIEMEGKVIDTLPNTMFRVELENGHIVTAHISGKMRKHYIRILTGDKVKVEMTPYDLTKGRITFRMR, from the coding sequence ATGGCAAAAGAAGATCAAATTGAAATGGAAGGCAAGGTGATTGACACCCTTCCGAATACCATGTTCCGAGTTGAACTCGAAAACGGTCACATTGTGACAGCGCATATTTCCGGAAAAATGCGCAAACATTACATCCGCATCCTCACCGGAGATAAGGTTAAAGTTGAAATGACGCCTTATGACTTAACTAAAGGCCGCATCACATTCCGCATGCGCTAA
- the mtaB gene encoding tRNA (N(6)-L-threonylcarbamoyladenosine(37)-C(2))-methylthiotransferase MtaB, which produces MNIHLKTLGCRLNEAELETWAQAFQKAGHQITRQAEAANLVVINSCAVTQDAARKSRQLIKRIHRDNPAAKLVVSGCYATLNEDEAAQLMGVDLVVSNKDKDRLVEKTLTALNMDSMPAMSTEPGEISLFTRGRQRAFVKVQDGCRYRCTFCIVTVARGVERSRAVADVIDEINALHRQNIDEVILTGVHLGGFGSDLGNNLSDLIKAILAETDIPRLRLGSLEPWELSDDFFALFDNPRLMPHLHLPLQSGSDSVLRRMARRCKTDEFSTIVNRLRTQIPHFNITTDIIVGFPGETEQEWQDSFDFIEQTGFGHIHIFTYSPREGTKAATLPDQLSNEVKKQRSQQLHELADAMKRQFFEANVGHSFPVLWEGYSEELDAGKKRVFGYTPNYLRVGCVINQDESLENQIIKARLTAVAENYLVAQLAE; this is translated from the coding sequence ATGAATATCCACCTCAAAACGCTCGGTTGTCGTCTTAACGAAGCGGAACTGGAAACTTGGGCTCAGGCTTTTCAAAAAGCCGGCCATCAGATAACGCGGCAGGCGGAAGCCGCCAATCTGGTCGTAATCAACTCCTGCGCCGTGACTCAGGACGCCGCCAGAAAGTCCCGCCAGTTGATTAAACGCATACACCGGGACAATCCGGCAGCCAAGCTGGTCGTCAGCGGCTGCTACGCGACATTGAACGAAGATGAAGCGGCGCAGTTAATGGGCGTCGATCTGGTGGTCAGCAACAAGGACAAGGATCGGCTGGTCGAAAAAACCTTGACCGCGCTCAACATGGACAGCATGCCGGCCATGTCGACGGAGCCGGGAGAGATTTCCCTGTTCACGCGCGGCCGGCAGCGCGCCTTTGTCAAGGTTCAGGACGGCTGCCGCTATCGCTGCACGTTCTGCATCGTGACCGTCGCGCGCGGCGTCGAGCGCAGCCGTGCTGTCGCGGACGTGATCGATGAAATCAATGCGCTGCACCGCCAGAACATCGACGAAGTCATCCTGACCGGCGTGCATCTGGGCGGCTTCGGCAGCGATCTGGGCAATAACTTGTCGGACCTGATCAAAGCCATCCTGGCGGAAACGGATATCCCTCGCTTGCGATTGGGCTCCCTGGAACCGTGGGAATTGTCGGATGATTTCTTTGCGCTGTTCGATAACCCGCGCTTGATGCCGCATTTGCATCTGCCCTTGCAGAGCGGTTCGGATTCAGTGCTCAGACGCATGGCACGGCGCTGCAAGACCGACGAGTTTTCCACCATCGTGAACCGGTTGCGCACGCAGATACCGCACTTCAACATCACGACCGACATCATCGTCGGCTTCCCCGGCGAAACCGAACAGGAATGGCAGGACAGCTTCGACTTCATCGAGCAGACCGGTTTCGGCCATATCCATATCTTCACTTATTCGCCGCGCGAAGGCACTAAGGCTGCCACGCTGCCCGATCAGCTATCCAATGAAGTCAAAAAGCAGCGCAGCCAACAGCTTCATGAACTGGCCGACGCCATGAAACGGCAATTTTTCGAAGCCAATGTCGGCCATTCGTTTCCGGTATTATGGGAAGGCTATAGCGAAGAGCTCGATGCCGGCAAAAAACGAGTGTTTGGCTATACGCCCAATTACCTGCGCGTAGGCTGCGTGATCAATCAGGACGAATCGCTTGAGAATCAGATTATTAAGGCCAGATTGACGGCGGTTGCCGAAAATTATCTTGTCGCCCAACTTGCCGAATAA
- a CDS encoding nucleoside recognition domain-containing protein yields the protein MLNIIWIFFFIAAFFTALFKLLFLGDQQVFAQIMTAMFSLSKSAFEISIGLTGVLALWLGIMRIGERSGFIQLMTQGLTPLFSRLTPDIPKDHPALGAIVMNISANALGLDNAATPMGIKAMKELQTLNPHPDTASNAQILFLVINTSGVTLFPVTIFTYRAQLGAVNPTDVFIPILLATYMSTLVGLLAVAFVQKINLLDKVVMAYLGGFTLLVAGIISYFSSLPQQQMLEQSALMSNIILYTLVVVFIFGAIHKGINAYEAFIDGAKEGFQTAVTIIPYLIAMLVAIGVFRASGALDLLADLARYLASLLMIDDRFIDALPTALMKPFSGSGARAMMIDTMKTMGADSFAGRLSAIVQGSTETTFYVLAIYFGAVGIKNIRHAAACGIIADFAGIMAAIFVAYWFFG from the coding sequence GTGCTCAATATCATCTGGATTTTCTTTTTCATCGCTGCTTTTTTCACTGCGCTGTTTAAACTGCTGTTCCTGGGGGATCAACAGGTTTTTGCGCAAATCATGACCGCGATGTTCAGTTTATCGAAATCGGCATTTGAAATTTCAATAGGCCTGACCGGCGTCCTGGCCTTATGGCTAGGCATAATGCGCATCGGCGAACGCAGCGGATTCATCCAGTTAATGACGCAAGGACTGACACCGCTATTCAGCCGTTTGACGCCTGATATCCCCAAAGACCATCCTGCGCTGGGCGCCATCGTCATGAATATCTCGGCCAATGCGCTGGGACTGGATAACGCCGCCACGCCGATGGGCATCAAAGCCATGAAAGAATTGCAAACGCTGAATCCGCATCCTGACACGGCCAGCAATGCGCAAATACTGTTTCTGGTTATCAATACCTCGGGGGTCACGCTGTTCCCGGTCACGATTTTCACTTATCGCGCGCAACTGGGCGCCGTTAATCCGACTGACGTTTTCATTCCAATTCTATTAGCGACGTATATGTCAACATTGGTCGGTCTCCTTGCCGTGGCATTCGTGCAGAAAATCAATCTGCTCGATAAAGTCGTCATGGCTTACCTGGGCGGTTTCACCTTGCTTGTAGCCGGCATTATCAGTTATTTTTCAAGCCTGCCCCAGCAGCAGATGCTTGAGCAATCAGCCCTGATGAGCAATATCATTCTGTACACGCTGGTTGTCGTATTTATTTTCGGCGCGATCCATAAAGGCATTAATGCCTACGAGGCATTTATCGATGGCGCCAAAGAAGGCTTTCAGACTGCCGTCACCATCATCCCTTACCTGATTGCCATGCTGGTCGCCATCGGCGTATTCAGGGCCAGCGGCGCTTTAGACTTGCTGGCAGACTTGGCGCGCTATCTGGCTTCTTTACTGATGATCGACGACCGCTTTATCGATGCGCTGCCCACTGCACTGATGAAGCCTTTCAGCGGCAGCGGCGCCCGGGCCATGATGATCGATACGATGAAAACGATGGGCGCCGATTCGTTTGCCGGCCGTCTGTCAGCGATCGTGCAAGGCAGCACGGAAACGACCTTTTATGTGCTGGCCATTTATTTCGGCGCAGTCGGCATCAAAAATATCCGTCATGCCGCCGCTTGTGGGATAATAGCGGATTTTGCGGGCATTATGGCCGCCATTTTTGTTGCCTATTGGTTCTTTGGCTGA